The Moorena producens PAL-8-15-08-1 genomic interval ATTGGATAAATTCCCTTTTGATTCCAGGATTTGACCGATCTGGAGGTGAATGTCAGGATTACGAGGGGCTAATTTCACCGCTTTTTCAAAAGCCGCCAGTCCAGCCATCTCATCTCCATGTATCAACCAAGCTGTGCCCAAACTTAGTTGGATACGGGTTTCGTTCGGAGCCATTTCCGCTGCTTTTTGGAACACTTTAATGGCTTCTTCAGCATTTTCCTGCTCTAACCAGGCTGCACCGATTAACTGGTATACTGTTAGATTGTCTGGCTCAATTTCGAGGATTTGTTCATAGGTTTCTATAGCGCCTTGATAGTCCTTTTGACGTAGCAGGGTAATGGCCAAACCAAAAAAGGCGTTAATATTCTCTCGGTTGAGTTTAGTAGCACGACGATAGGCCGTAGCAGCACCAGCATTGTCCCCAGCATTGGCGAGACTGTAACCCAGTGCGTAATGGAAATTAGCATTTTCCGGCTCGAGTGCGATCGCTTTTTTGTAAGCGGCGGCAGCGTCTTGGAATTTGCCCAGACTTGCCTGTAAGTAGCCAATGCCTGAAAAAATCTTAGGGTTTCCCTGCTCCAGCTCAGCTGCTTCCTTATAAATAGCAACAGCTTCCTCATAGTCACCAGCATCTACAAACTCTCGTGCTTGATGGAGAAGGTCATTGAGCTGTTGATTATACTGTTGTCGGCTAGATACCAGAGTTGGCATTGCTCCAGCAATCCCTGGGAGGGGGGTTGCCACTACGGAAAAAAATAAGCTAAGAAGGAGGAACAAAGTTTGCTGTAGCAAGGTCAATTTTTTCATGGTCATCAGTAGAGTGTACTTTGGGAGGTTCACTATACTGATGAGTTTTACCATGAACACCCGCTAATCGGGAAGGGTTAACCGGGATAAATTT includes:
- a CDS encoding tetratricopeptide repeat protein, whose amino-acid sequence is MATPLPGIAGAMPTLVSSRQQYNQQLNDLLHQAREFVDAGDYEEAVAIYKEAAELEQGNPKIFSGIGYLQASLGKFQDAAAAYKKAIALEPENANFHYALGYSLANAGDNAGAATAYRRATKLNRENINAFFGLAITLLRQKDYQGAIETYEQILEIEPDNLTVYQLIGAAWLEQENAEEAIKVFQKAAEMAPNETRIQLSLGTAWLIHGDEMAGLAAFEKAVKLAPRNPDIHLQIGQILESKGNLSNALKAFRRAVSAQPDLVEAQEYIGKILLAQEQYVPAVVTYRRLIELAPENAQAHYNLGVALKKRSRVTEALTAVEKALELYQTQRDNEGIEQTESLLKELQKFL